A window of the Polypterus senegalus isolate Bchr_013 chromosome 4, ASM1683550v1, whole genome shotgun sequence genome harbors these coding sequences:
- the LOC120528140 gene encoding zinc finger protein 420-like encodes MVRPSRAWEKSLPPSMASIKGESTHQRPAPIKQEDCEWEDLRVTLERRDGKSSAFKQEDSEEKTTKSKIEDLPVSLEVQTHDAGNIFKGEIGEESWSQYSNSGRVASRQNSTEVKSELSEFEEKIGKGTGRDAEEGQSPGSAGMNFQDNGSFSPSSFPRPSQCRLPHKQDKEKMKKSTRGSENSTPASLQCSLSAAKPTCIEAINMDRVCNTNQESLLAYTECRKCFKNTPDSRDQKSIQMRQKPHPCPECGKLFSNRNSLHKHKRIHTGEKPHSCSECGKHFLERRSLHRHMRIHTGEKPHSCPECDKRFSHISSLQRHTKIHTGDKPHCCAECGKRFSDSYTLQRHTRTHTGEKPYSCSQCDKRFFDICGVQRHTRIHTGERPYSCSKCGKLFFDGSALQKHTRIHTGEKPYHCTECGKRFSQVSSLQSHSEIHSGLKPYCCSECGKRFSCSSYLQKHTRIHT; translated from the exons ATGGTCAGGCCCTCTAGGGCGTGGGAGAAGAGCTTACCACCGAGCATGGCCTCCATCAAAGGTGAAAGCACGCACCAGAGACCAGCACCCATTAAAcaagaggactgtgagtgggagGATTTGCGGGTGACGCTGGAGCGCCGTGACGGAAAGAGTTCGGCTTTCAAACAGGAGGATTCTGAGGAGAAGACCACCAAAAGTAAAATCGAGGATTTGCCGGTTAGCCTTGAGGTGCAAACGCACGATGCTGGGAATATTTTCAAGGGAGAGATTGGTGAAGAGTCTTGGTCCCAGTACAGTAATTCAGGCCGTGTGGCTTCCCGGCAAAATTCTACAGAAGTGAAATCTGAGTTGagtgagtttgaagagaaaatCGGCAAAGGCACCGGAAGAGACGCAGAAGAGGGCCAGTCACCTGGGAGTGCTGGAATGA ATTTCCAGGACAATGGCAGCTTCTCCCCGTCTTCATTTCCTCGGCCCTCTCAGTGCAGACTGCCGCACAAGCAGGACAAGGAGAAGATGAAGAAATCAACAAGAGGATCAGAGAATTCGACCCCAGCCTCTTTACAGTGTTCTCTTTCTGCTGCTAAGCCAACGTGCATAGAAGCCATCAACATGGATCGAGTATGTAATACAAATCAAGAGTCCTTGCTTGCATACACAGAGTGCCGGAAATGTTTCAAAAACACTCCTGACTCTAGAGACCAGAAGTCGATTCAGATGAGACAGAAGCCACATCCCTGTCCTGAGTGTGGCAAGTTATTTTCAAACAGAAACAGCCTGCACAAACATAAAagaattcacacgggagagaagcctcatagctgttctgaatgtggcaagcattTCTTAGAGAGGCGCAGTCTGCATAGGCAtatgagaattcacactggagagaaacctcatTCCTGTCCGGAATGTGACAAACGCTTCTCACATATCAGCAGTCTTCagaggcacacaaaaatacacaCGGGGGACAAACCTCATTGCTGcgctgaatgtggcaaacgattctccgACAGTTACACTCTTCAGAGGCACACAAGAACTCACACTGGGGAAAAGCCATACAGCTGTTCTCAGTGTGACAAACGATTTTTTGACATTTGCGGCGTGCAGAGACATACAAGGATTCACACGGGAGAAAGGCCGTATAGTTGTTCTAAATGCGGCAAACTGTTTTTTGATGGCAGCGCCCTACAGAAGCACACACggattcatactggagagaagccctaTCACTGTACGGagtgtggcaaacgattttcACAAGTAAGCAGCCTTCAGAGCCACTCCGAAATTCACAGTGGActgaagccttattgctgctccGAATGCGGCAAGAGATTCTCCTGTAGCAGTTACCTTCAgaaacacacaagaattcacacttaA